One part of the Desulfonatronum thioautotrophicum genome encodes these proteins:
- the mfd gene encoding transcription-repair coupling factor — MYLTKDVQDFLRGRKDALNVHKSGPATQAYLAEALMARGENVILVVPEPKQVAEMEALVRLFSRDDQALFWKRRWFTLPAYPPEDPLRADHSAWSKRWLALFALHGAVRPFGLVVSVENFLAKWPPRDAVENAFLHLRVGEELSPDVILEQLVSWGYRRTSMVAASGEMARRGDILDIFPPGFEIPLRMEFFGETLESMRLFEPLRQRSMEDVPDVVILPVAPALMSPEAMTTAQSCWQRFDATGEVSEGGHGALLRALERGDGQMAPGVYYDRFSTLNQWIPEKTVFLMSGSSQLRPRLEEGEWAWQTFLDEAARANDCEADGRWLRSSVIQSASSARLVWHDQRQIVFEDLLIGVDRQGIDLPEKTFGTFQDLFWHPEARQRPWSTLMQSLRTWREERPQVLISFHTDHSRIRFGKRLTEEGIVFNQDYDPERQGVVLVRSSLRKGLDLEWNGMLLLAEDVLQPDEKKRASRQTLKKGFAGLDSFDDLSVGDLLVHRDYGLGRFDGLHRMRIGDAANDYLLVEYAGEDKLYLPVDRLNLVQRYKGAEGSSPGLDRLGGGQWTKTKERARKAIEKIAQDLVEIYAYRRIAKGYAYSPMNEMYRDFEASFGYEETPDQSRAIDEVLADMDLPQPMDRLVCGDVGFGKTEVAMRSAFRAVMDGKQVALLCPTTVLAEQHYQNFRMRMEHFPVQVAMLSRFVPKARQKQILEAAARGRVDILIGTHRLISDDVHLPNLGLLILDEEQRFGVKHKEKLKKLRKNVDVLTLTATPIPRTLQLSLSGIRSLSVIETPPQDRKPVQTYLLERDPGMLRQALAQELERGGQVFWVHNRVQGLDQVTEYVRSLAPEARIGTAHGQMSPARLEEAMHSFWHGELDILVCTAIIESGLDFPRANTLIVDQAQMFGLGQLYQLRGRVGRSERQAFAYFVVNNLDGLPESTRKRLQVILDMDYLGAGFFVAMEDLRLRGAGNILGETQSGTISKVGLELFLEMLENEVRRLKGDAPREEIQTEMNVLYPAHIPEDFIPEARDRLHFYKALSSAATDEAAREVEEEIKDRFGPLPEELRTFLEVVRLKRLLTSLRATKADLLFGKVVVAWANGASGVSNGKIGAVANAEHDDGAVLDAIVPWALRHQDQARLLPPSRVELRFPDKVANYEHLQQATALLSELIPTHPTVL; from the coding sequence GTGTATTTGACCAAGGACGTGCAGGATTTCTTGCGGGGGCGTAAGGACGCGCTGAATGTGCATAAAAGCGGTCCGGCAACCCAGGCGTATCTGGCCGAAGCTCTAATGGCCCGTGGAGAGAACGTGATCCTGGTGGTCCCAGAGCCCAAGCAGGTTGCGGAGATGGAGGCTCTGGTCCGGCTGTTTTCCCGGGATGACCAGGCACTGTTCTGGAAGCGACGCTGGTTCACCCTCCCGGCGTATCCCCCCGAAGACCCGCTTCGCGCGGACCACTCGGCCTGGAGCAAGCGCTGGCTGGCCCTGTTCGCCCTGCATGGTGCCGTGCGTCCCTTCGGCCTGGTTGTAAGCGTGGAAAATTTTCTGGCCAAGTGGCCGCCCCGGGATGCGGTGGAAAACGCGTTTTTGCATCTTCGCGTTGGTGAGGAGCTCTCTCCGGATGTGATTTTGGAGCAGCTGGTTTCCTGGGGCTATCGACGGACGTCCATGGTTGCCGCCAGCGGCGAGATGGCCCGGCGTGGTGATATTCTGGACATTTTTCCTCCGGGCTTCGAAATACCGCTGCGTATGGAGTTTTTCGGTGAGACCTTGGAGAGCATGCGGCTGTTCGAGCCCTTGCGGCAGCGCTCCATGGAGGATGTTCCGGATGTGGTCATTTTACCGGTGGCGCCGGCCCTCATGAGTCCGGAGGCCATGACCACGGCCCAGTCCTGCTGGCAACGTTTTGACGCTACCGGGGAGGTTTCCGAGGGTGGCCATGGGGCCCTGTTGCGGGCCTTGGAGCGCGGTGACGGCCAGATGGCTCCCGGGGTCTACTACGACCGATTTTCGACCTTGAATCAATGGATTCCGGAAAAAACCGTTTTTCTGATGTCTGGGTCGTCCCAGCTGCGTCCGCGCCTGGAAGAGGGGGAATGGGCTTGGCAGACGTTTCTTGACGAGGCCGCCCGGGCAAATGACTGTGAGGCCGATGGCCGCTGGCTGCGGTCCAGCGTGATCCAGTCGGCCTCGTCGGCCAGGCTGGTCTGGCACGACCAGCGGCAGATTGTTTTTGAAGATTTGCTCATTGGTGTTGATCGTCAAGGCATCGATCTCCCGGAGAAAACATTTGGCACGTTCCAGGATTTGTTCTGGCATCCGGAAGCCCGTCAGCGTCCTTGGAGCACGTTGATGCAGTCCTTGCGTACATGGCGCGAGGAACGCCCCCAGGTGCTGATCAGCTTTCATACCGACCATTCCCGGATACGGTTCGGCAAGCGTCTGACCGAAGAAGGGATCGTCTTCAATCAGGATTACGATCCCGAGCGGCAGGGAGTGGTCCTGGTCCGTTCCTCGCTGCGCAAGGGGTTGGACCTGGAATGGAACGGCATGCTGCTGCTGGCCGAGGATGTGCTGCAGCCTGACGAGAAGAAGAGGGCCTCCCGCCAAACCTTGAAAAAAGGGTTTGCCGGGTTGGATTCATTTGACGACTTGTCCGTTGGGGACCTTTTGGTGCACCGGGATTACGGTCTTGGACGATTTGACGGTCTGCACCGGATGCGCATCGGGGATGCGGCCAATGATTATCTGCTGGTCGAATATGCGGGCGAGGATAAACTTTATTTACCCGTGGATCGTTTGAATCTGGTGCAGCGATACAAGGGGGCCGAGGGCAGCTCTCCGGGACTGGATCGGTTGGGCGGCGGGCAATGGACCAAGACCAAGGAGCGGGCGCGCAAGGCCATTGAAAAAATTGCCCAGGATCTGGTGGAAATCTATGCCTACCGGCGAATCGCCAAGGGATACGCCTACAGTCCGATGAACGAGATGTACCGGGATTTCGAGGCCTCTTTCGGATACGAGGAGACTCCGGACCAGTCCCGGGCCATTGACGAGGTACTGGCGGACATGGACCTGCCCCAGCCCATGGACCGTCTGGTCTGTGGCGACGTGGGCTTTGGCAAGACCGAAGTGGCCATGCGTTCGGCCTTTCGGGCGGTGATGGACGGCAAGCAGGTGGCTTTGCTCTGTCCGACCACGGTTCTGGCGGAACAGCACTATCAGAATTTTCGCATGCGCATGGAGCATTTCCCAGTCCAGGTGGCCATGCTCAGCCGGTTTGTGCCCAAGGCGCGCCAGAAGCAGATTCTGGAGGCAGCGGCCCGGGGGCGGGTGGATATCTTGATCGGCACCCATCGACTGATCTCCGATGATGTCCATTTGCCCAACCTCGGCTTGCTGATTCTGGACGAGGAGCAACGCTTCGGGGTCAAGCATAAGGAAAAGCTCAAAAAACTGCGCAAGAATGTTGACGTGCTGACCCTCACGGCTACGCCCATTCCTCGGACACTGCAGCTCTCCCTGTCCGGTATCCGCTCGCTGAGCGTCATCGAAACACCGCCTCAGGACCGCAAGCCGGTGCAGACGTATCTTCTGGAGCGCGACCCGGGAATGCTACGTCAGGCCTTGGCCCAGGAGTTGGAACGCGGCGGGCAGGTTTTCTGGGTGCACAATCGAGTTCAAGGCCTGGATCAGGTTACCGAATACGTCCGCTCCCTGGCCCCGGAAGCCCGCATCGGTACAGCCCATGGCCAGATGAGTCCGGCCAGGCTGGAAGAGGCTATGCATTCATTCTGGCATGGCGAGTTGGACATCCTGGTCTGTACGGCGATCATTGAATCCGGTCTGGATTTTCCACGGGCCAATACGCTTATCGTGGACCAGGCCCAAATGTTCGGACTCGGACAGCTCTATCAATTGCGAGGCCGGGTGGGTCGCAGCGAGCGCCAGGCCTTTGCCTATTTCGTTGTCAACAATTTGGACGGCCTGCCTGAATCCACCCGCAAGCGGCTGCAGGTCATCCTGGACATGGACTATCTGGGAGCAGGGTTTTTCGTGGCTATGGAGGATCTGCGATTACGGGGGGCCGGGAACATCCTGGGCGAAACCCAGTCAGGGACCATTTCCAAGGTCGGATTGGAGCTGTTTCTGGAAATGCTGGAGAATGAGGTCCGCCGACTCAAGGGGGATGCTCCGCGAGAAGAAATTCAGACCGAAATGAACGTTCTGTACCCGGCTCATATTCCAGAAGACTTCATTCCCGAGGCCCGGGACCGGTTGCATTTTTACAAGGCCCTCTCTTCAGCGGCCACGGATGAGGCCGCGAGGGAAGTCGAGGAGGAGATCAAGGACCGGTTCGGACCATTGCCCGAGGAGTTGCGGACGTTTCTGGAAGTCGTCAGGCTGAAGCGACTGCTCACGAGCCTGCGGGCAACCAAGGCTGATCTCCTTTTCGGCAAGGTCGTCGTGGCATGGGCCAATGGCGCAAGTGGCGTGAGCAACGGCAAGATCGGTGCTGTGGCAAATGCGGAGCACGACGACGGGGCGGTTCTGGATGCCATCGTGCCCTGGGCCCTCCGACACCAGGACCAGGCTCGCCTGCTCCCTCCCAGCCGGGTGGAGTTGCGCTTTCCGGACAAGGTGGCTAATTATGAGCATCTGCAGCAAGCCACGGCTTTGCTTTCCGAACTGATTCCGACGCATCCCACGGTTTTGTAG
- the recO gene encoding DNA repair protein RecO: MHQEWIDEGLILKVGRFREIDCWVRFFSPNQGLVTAMAFGGAKSRRRFCGCLDALNSVLFKVRFFPAKGRHVLEEGTLLRGFPRLRQDAARTGLAANCLQFVQALRISPEDAPAIHKLLMETLDALDQAENVSSVFTQLFRAKICFTQGYAPELDSCMICGRLVAEEPRSGDQGLRSADGHAVDRFGCKMGRFSGLTLAMETGGVYCAHCPPVAGHQVHIGPETRSILSQLASSGPRHWADMSISRTTRGELFQMVDGYVRRHLGLCWRNGRFVAG; encoded by the coding sequence GTGCATCAGGAGTGGATTGATGAGGGCCTGATCCTCAAAGTTGGTCGGTTTCGAGAAATCGATTGCTGGGTGCGCTTTTTTTCTCCGAATCAGGGCCTGGTCACGGCCATGGCTTTCGGAGGAGCCAAAAGTCGCCGCCGCTTTTGCGGCTGTTTGGACGCCTTGAACAGCGTGCTGTTCAAGGTGCGCTTTTTTCCAGCCAAAGGGCGTCATGTGCTGGAAGAAGGAACGTTGCTCCGAGGTTTTCCTCGATTGCGCCAGGATGCGGCCCGGACAGGTCTGGCGGCAAATTGTTTGCAATTCGTTCAGGCCTTGCGGATCAGCCCGGAGGATGCTCCGGCGATCCACAAGCTCCTAATGGAAACCCTGGATGCTTTGGATCAGGCCGAGAACGTTTCCTCGGTTTTTACCCAGCTTTTTCGGGCCAAAATCTGTTTTACCCAGGGCTATGCTCCGGAACTGGACAGCTGTATGATTTGCGGACGTCTGGTGGCCGAAGAGCCGCGAAGCGGCGATCAGGGGCTCAGGTCAGCCGATGGACATGCAGTAGACAGGTTTGGATGCAAAATGGGTAGATTTTCCGGTTTGACCTTGGCCATGGAAACTGGAGGTGTATATTGCGCCCACTGTCCTCCAGTTGCTGGACACCAGGTCCACATCGGTCCGGAAACCCGGTCCATCCTGAGCCAACTGGCGTCCAGCGGTCCCCGGCACTGGGCGGATATGTCCATATCCCGGACCACACGCGGGGAGTTGTTTCAAATGGTGGACGGGTACGTGCGACGGCACCTCGGGTTGTGCTGGCGTAACGGTCGGTTCGTCGCGGGCTGA
- a CDS encoding peptidylprolyl isomerase, translating to MSQKHMHFHQRQVPCLAVVMFLVASLLTGIGCSESIEEPGVVARVNGEPVFLAEIEAVHDLKYLGGSSRHGASMHRLQEEYGAVLAEILVQRLVAQFLAGRNLATSDQEVEAAERLVLADYPEGAFEQMLIEEYIHLERWREQLRAGLNQEKLIQKVLRPTVSIDYQEVDVYYRENIADFYLRPRVRFLLIQGQDREQVAKTLERFATEPDMDMMDKRFDSVEVHVHTLREDNIPGDWQALLSGLEPQQATELLSRGPDGYQVLVLLERTEGRIIDPAQAYPLVERILLERKLHQAFDAWLTDALQSARIQVNEHLLTRQ from the coding sequence ATGTCCCAGAAGCACATGCATTTCCACCAGCGCCAGGTTCCTTGTCTGGCCGTGGTGATGTTCCTGGTCGCCTCCCTGCTGACCGGCATTGGCTGTTCCGAGTCCATCGAGGAGCCGGGGGTTGTGGCCCGGGTCAATGGTGAACCGGTCTTCCTGGCCGAAATCGAAGCTGTGCACGACTTGAAGTATCTGGGCGGATCTTCCCGCCATGGGGCCTCCATGCATCGCTTGCAGGAAGAATATGGGGCTGTGCTGGCCGAGATTTTGGTGCAGCGGCTGGTGGCCCAGTTTCTGGCCGGGCGAAATCTTGCCACCAGCGATCAGGAGGTTGAAGCAGCAGAGCGTCTGGTACTGGCGGACTACCCCGAGGGAGCCTTTGAGCAGATGCTCATCGAGGAATATATTCATCTGGAGCGATGGCGTGAACAGCTTCGGGCCGGCTTGAATCAGGAAAAGCTGATCCAGAAGGTGCTGCGGCCAACGGTTTCCATTGATTATCAGGAAGTGGACGTCTATTATCGCGAGAACATAGCTGATTTCTATCTGCGGCCTCGAGTGCGATTCCTTTTGATCCAGGGGCAGGATCGGGAACAGGTGGCAAAAACTTTGGAACGGTTTGCAACGGAACCCGACATGGACATGATGGATAAGCGTTTCGACAGCGTCGAGGTTCATGTCCACACGCTTCGCGAAGACAATATTCCTGGTGACTGGCAGGCATTGCTTTCCGGCCTGGAGCCGCAGCAGGCTACGGAGCTGCTTTCGCGCGGTCCGGACGGCTACCAGGTTCTGGTGCTTCTGGAGCGAACCGAGGGCCGGATCATTGACCCGGCCCAGGCCTATCCATTGGTTGAACGCATCCTGCTTGAAAGAAAACTGCACCAAGCCTTTGACGCCTGGTTGACCGACGCGTTGCAATCCGCAAGGATTCAGGTCAATGAGCACCTGCTGACGCGACAATAA
- a CDS encoding helix-turn-helix domain-containing protein — protein MDLKEFGRLLKEERLRQGLEIADVMDKTKISRMNLVAIEEGNEQALPHPVYAKGFVKNYARFLGMDADKMGNTLAQIYVSQEESEYDDLVLADAAKLPSVREGLPLAALLATVLAVIIVVVGGIWFFKEDIRGVFSWDRADDPTPTVTGRPGTEPHLGPPSIQGEIPGEPAPALDGEPGSQVFPSLAGEPIGDAPEDTRLPELQSLADELASDPVAPDVQTQAEGDAPIDAPADAPRHEAVEPPAPTLVEPEQPGTATIPGQPEETPIARAPVLTPAGVEKTLEIRATENCWLSAQADDARPREAFLRPGERFVITFLNTLELRLGNAGGVNLYLDGEPWPLSAQSGEVMSLRFP, from the coding sequence ATGGATCTGAAGGAATTCGGACGACTGCTGAAAGAGGAACGCCTCCGGCAGGGCTTGGAAATCGCCGACGTGATGGACAAGACCAAGATCAGCCGGATGAATCTGGTGGCCATTGAGGAAGGCAATGAGCAAGCCTTGCCGCACCCGGTCTACGCCAAGGGTTTCGTCAAGAATTACGCGCGATTCTTGGGCATGGACGCGGACAAAATGGGCAATACCCTGGCCCAGATTTACGTCTCTCAAGAGGAGTCGGAATACGACGATCTGGTCCTGGCCGATGCGGCAAAATTGCCGAGCGTGCGCGAAGGGTTGCCACTGGCGGCCCTTTTGGCCACGGTGCTGGCCGTAATCATTGTTGTTGTCGGCGGGATCTGGTTTTTCAAGGAGGACATTCGCGGGGTCTTCTCTTGGGATCGCGCCGATGACCCCACCCCAACGGTGACCGGACGGCCGGGAACAGAGCCGCATCTGGGGCCTCCATCGATTCAGGGGGAAATCCCGGGCGAACCTGCCCCGGCTCTTGATGGTGAGCCCGGCTCCCAGGTTTTTCCCTCCTTGGCCGGAGAGCCGATCGGCGATGCGCCCGAGGATACGAGATTGCCGGAGTTGCAATCCTTGGCCGATGAATTGGCAAGTGATCCGGTAGCACCCGATGTACAGACCCAGGCAGAGGGCGATGCACCGATTGACGCGCCTGCGGATGCACCAAGGCATGAAGCTGTCGAACCGCCCGCGCCAACTCTGGTGGAACCGGAACAGCCGGGAACAGCGACCATTCCGGGGCAGCCCGAGGAGACACCCATTGCCCGAGCTCCGGTGCTGACCCCGGCAGGGGTGGAGAAGACTCTGGAGATCCGGGCTACGGAGAATTGCTGGCTGTCTGCTCAGGCTGATGACGCTCGTCCGCGGGAAGCATTTCTCCGGCCAGGGGAGCGATTTGTGATTACGTTCCTAAATACCTTGGAATTGCGTCTGGGCAATGCCGGCGGGGTGAACCTGTATCTTGATGGAGAGCCGTGGCCGCTCTCAGCCCAATCCGGAGAAGTGATGTCCCTGCGATTTCCATGA
- a CDS encoding SurA N-terminal domain-containing protein has translation MRSSCFSLVLGVVLVLGTLSGVATARDVVDRIVAVVNGDVITLFELNQRFRPVVEQFQGQELGEAEARMLLDGKRRLLDRMVEEVLLRQEAERLEIEVSDVEVQNQLRQLRERAGLTESQFLEQLTLQGLTREQYERRLRDEMLRHRLLSAMVRRKVVVTTDEVRAYYQANQERFAQQRQVRLGLILFASRDAAENVRSRLMQGDLTFAEAAQRYSQGPAAEQGGDIGQFAWQDLSPEWRGAVEPLQVGEISSVVLIQDRPALIQLLGEQAGELKALADVEDEIREALMEPRLEERYDEYLENLRNRALIDIRL, from the coding sequence ATGCGCTCTAGCTGTTTTTCTCTTGTGCTCGGAGTGGTCTTGGTTTTGGGGACACTCTCCGGTGTTGCGACGGCCCGGGATGTGGTGGATCGGATTGTCGCCGTGGTCAACGGCGACGTCATCACGCTCTTTGAGCTGAATCAACGTTTTCGGCCGGTGGTGGAACAGTTTCAAGGCCAGGAACTGGGTGAGGCTGAAGCGCGAATGCTTCTGGACGGCAAACGTCGACTTTTGGATCGGATGGTTGAAGAAGTGCTGTTGCGCCAGGAGGCGGAACGGTTGGAAATCGAGGTTTCGGACGTGGAAGTCCAGAACCAGCTTCGGCAGCTGCGTGAACGAGCCGGATTGACCGAATCCCAGTTTCTGGAGCAGCTGACGCTGCAAGGTTTGACCAGGGAGCAGTATGAGCGCAGGTTGCGGGATGAGATGCTCCGACACCGGCTGCTGAGCGCCATGGTCCGACGCAAGGTCGTGGTCACCACGGATGAGGTGCGGGCCTATTATCAGGCCAACCAGGAGCGTTTCGCGCAACAGCGCCAGGTGCGGCTCGGTCTGATCCTGTTTGCCTCAAGAGATGCCGCCGAAAATGTTCGGTCCAGGCTGATGCAGGGCGACCTCACTTTTGCCGAAGCCGCGCAGCGATACTCCCAGGGCCCGGCCGCGGAGCAGGGTGGGGACATTGGGCAGTTTGCCTGGCAAGATCTTTCCCCTGAGTGGCGTGGTGCTGTGGAGCCTCTGCAAGTCGGGGAAATTTCCTCGGTCGTGTTGATCCAGGATCGCCCGGCCTTGATCCAGCTGCTTGGGGAGCAAGCCGGGGAGTTGAAGGCGCTGGCCGACGTGGAGGACGAGATCCGCGAAGCCCTGATGGAGCCGCGCCTGGAGGAACGGTACGACGAATACTTGGAGAATTTACGCAACAGGGCGCTGATCGATATCCGACTCTAA
- the glyS gene encoding glycine--tRNA ligase subunit beta: MSGVPFVLELGTEEMPAGFLVSLEHQLASTLQQALEDTRIEAAGLRTASTPRRLMISCPDMSQHQQVVEELFIGPPWKAAFGPDGQPLKPALGFAAGHGVTPDQLFAHDTPKGAYAAVRKQVGGGRSVDILPGLLAEIIAGLTFPKKMRWADGDTAFGRPLRWILCLLGSDVVEVSFAGVSADRMTYGHRVMGWGPWNIRDAGEYFTVLADQGHVVLDSQVRRETVVAQGNDLATGIGARIVWKEGLLDEVVQLVEHPVPLLATFETSFLELPREVLLTSMEQHQKSFGVEDGSGKLLPYFLTVINLRPQDEALVRKGWERVLRARLEDARFFFHADCRASSATWLKMLESVVFLAPLGSMGDKCRRLECLTGMLAERFMAGDHDAACRAGLLAKVDLVSEMVKEFAELQGAMGGIYARRQGEAEQVAQALAEQYLPAGPESPVPASRLGALLALADKADTLVGCFGLGMTPTGANDPYALRRAALGICRIIMEHGLRLNLEQLLADAQQAYGAAAWKVDVAQSRLKLMDFFAQRLKAYFQGQGVPTKIVDAAVGAGYSDIWALRARVEALLRFSTEPEFTAAVQTFKRAANIIRKQAMDSVDGPNLNGVCDEALLIEPQERALAQAWKAIIPRWDEMAAQDRYVDMLALLLEVKPVVDDLFDHVMVMCPEPELRRNRLNLLKSLVDRFDILADFPALQV; the protein is encoded by the coding sequence ATGAGCGGCGTGCCTTTTGTCCTGGAACTGGGTACCGAGGAGATGCCCGCGGGATTTTTAGTTTCGCTGGAACATCAGTTGGCGTCGACATTGCAACAGGCTCTGGAAGACACCCGAATCGAGGCCGCGGGGTTGCGCACCGCCTCAACGCCCAGAAGGTTGATGATTTCCTGTCCGGACATGAGCCAGCATCAGCAGGTGGTTGAGGAACTGTTCATCGGCCCGCCGTGGAAGGCCGCCTTTGGCCCGGATGGGCAACCCCTGAAACCGGCCTTGGGATTTGCCGCCGGTCATGGGGTTACGCCTGATCAGTTGTTCGCCCACGACACTCCCAAAGGAGCCTATGCCGCGGTGCGCAAGCAGGTGGGCGGCGGGCGGAGCGTGGACATTCTCCCCGGACTTTTGGCCGAGATCATCGCCGGCTTGACTTTTCCCAAGAAGATGCGCTGGGCTGACGGCGATACGGCTTTTGGTCGACCGCTGCGCTGGATTCTGTGCCTGCTGGGTTCGGATGTGGTGGAGGTCAGCTTTGCCGGGGTTTCCGCCGACCGCATGACCTACGGACATCGGGTCATGGGCTGGGGGCCCTGGAATATTCGGGATGCCGGGGAGTATTTCACGGTCCTGGCCGATCAGGGTCATGTTGTCCTGGACAGTCAGGTCAGACGAGAGACGGTCGTGGCCCAGGGCAACGACCTGGCCACCGGAATCGGGGCCCGCATTGTCTGGAAAGAGGGGCTGTTGGACGAAGTGGTTCAACTTGTGGAGCATCCGGTACCCCTCTTGGCAACATTTGAGACCTCCTTTCTGGAGTTGCCCAGAGAGGTGCTGCTGACCAGCATGGAGCAGCACCAGAAAAGCTTCGGAGTGGAGGACGGCTCCGGCAAACTGCTGCCGTATTTCCTGACCGTGATCAATCTGCGGCCCCAAGATGAGGCCCTGGTGCGCAAGGGCTGGGAGCGGGTTCTCCGGGCCAGACTGGAAGACGCCCGGTTCTTTTTTCACGCTGACTGCCGGGCTTCTTCGGCCACATGGTTGAAGATGCTGGAAAGCGTTGTCTTTTTGGCCCCATTGGGCAGCATGGGCGACAAGTGTCGTCGGCTGGAGTGCCTGACCGGGATGTTGGCCGAGAGGTTCATGGCCGGCGATCATGACGCAGCCTGTCGGGCCGGGCTGCTGGCCAAAGTGGATCTGGTTTCGGAAATGGTCAAGGAATTCGCTGAACTGCAAGGGGCCATGGGCGGTATTTACGCTCGTCGTCAAGGCGAAGCCGAGCAGGTGGCCCAGGCCTTGGCCGAGCAGTACTTGCCCGCCGGGCCGGAAAGCCCTGTTCCGGCCAGCCGCTTGGGGGCCTTGCTGGCCCTTGCGGACAAGGCCGACACCCTGGTGGGGTGTTTTGGCCTGGGCATGACGCCCACCGGAGCCAACGACCCCTACGCGTTGCGTCGAGCCGCCCTGGGGATCTGCCGGATCATTATGGAACACGGCTTGCGCCTGAACCTGGAACAATTGCTGGCGGATGCCCAGCAGGCCTATGGGGCGGCAGCCTGGAAGGTCGATGTGGCCCAGAGCCGGTTGAAGTTGATGGATTTTTTTGCTCAGCGCCTGAAGGCCTATTTTCAAGGCCAGGGAGTACCGACCAAAATCGTGGATGCCGCGGTGGGTGCCGGGTATTCCGATATCTGGGCCCTGCGGGCCCGGGTCGAGGCCCTGCTTCGATTCAGTACGGAACCGGAATTTACGGCCGCGGTCCAGACGTTTAAACGCGCTGCGAACATCATCCGCAAGCAAGCCATGGACAGTGTTGACGGCCCCAATCTGAACGGGGTTTGCGATGAAGCGCTGCTCATTGAACCCCAGGAGCGGGCTCTGGCTCAGGCCTGGAAAGCCATTATCCCGCGCTGGGACGAAATGGCGGCCCAGGACCGGTATGTGGATATGCTGGCCTTGCTTTTGGAGGTCAAGCCGGTTGTGGACGATCTTTTCGATCACGTCATGGTCATGTGCCCGGAACCGGAATTGCGGCGCAACCGCTTGAACCTGCTCAAGTCCCTCGTGGACCGGTTCGACATTCTGGCCGACTTTCCGGCCTTGCAGGTGTAG
- the rpsT gene encoding 30S ribosomal protein S20 has protein sequence MANHASAIKRHRQSLKAQARNKATKTRIKNAVKAVRLALEQNDMEQAQARLVQATAILDKAAGKKVIHWGCAARKVSRLTTAVNKLKA, from the coding sequence TTGGCTAATCATGCATCGGCAATCAAGCGGCACCGGCAGAGCCTGAAGGCCCAGGCCCGGAACAAGGCGACCAAGACCCGGATCAAGAACGCCGTCAAGGCGGTTCGCCTGGCCCTGGAACAAAATGATATGGAACAGGCTCAGGCCCGGTTGGTGCAAGCCACGGCCATTCTGGACAAGGCCGCCGGAAAGAAGGTCATTCACTGGGGATGCGCGGCCCGCAAGGTGTCCCGCCTGACCACTGCGGTCAATAAGTTGAAAGCCTGA